In Paraconexibacter algicola, the following proteins share a genomic window:
- the htpX gene encoding zinc metalloprotease HtpX — MRPTSFGKDTGLQARMLLTMFLLGAVYVVFMGVLFAAGASGVIIAVVAGGLVFLQLFASEAIGLRAMGAREVSPQEAPELHAMIERLCLQADLPKPKVAVAYTDMPNAFAMGRSKKHATVCATTGIMDLLTPAELEGVMAHELAHIANRDVMIMTLASFFASVASMILQFGFMFGGGHSDDDDGPGFLAVIMVSLAVYVISFFLMQALSRYREFAADRGAAVLTGRPSALASALMKISGGMDRIPQKDLRASSEMAAFYIFPPGTKSAIGSLFSTHPPMDKRIDALMRLEGQLQGTR, encoded by the coding sequence ATGAGACCGACCTCCTTCGGCAAGGACACGGGCCTGCAGGCCCGGATGCTCCTGACGATGTTCCTGCTGGGCGCCGTCTACGTGGTGTTCATGGGCGTCCTCTTCGCCGCCGGTGCGTCCGGCGTCATCATCGCCGTCGTCGCCGGCGGCCTGGTGTTCCTGCAGCTGTTCGCCTCCGAGGCGATCGGCCTGCGCGCGATGGGTGCGCGCGAGGTCTCGCCGCAGGAGGCGCCGGAGCTGCACGCGATGATCGAGCGGCTCTGCCTGCAGGCGGACCTGCCCAAGCCGAAGGTCGCCGTGGCGTACACGGACATGCCCAACGCGTTCGCGATGGGCCGCTCCAAGAAGCACGCGACCGTCTGCGCGACCACCGGCATCATGGACCTCCTGACGCCGGCCGAGCTCGAGGGCGTCATGGCGCACGAGCTCGCGCACATCGCCAACCGCGACGTGATGATCATGACCCTGGCGAGCTTCTTCGCCTCGGTCGCCTCGATGATCCTGCAGTTCGGCTTCATGTTCGGCGGCGGGCACAGCGACGACGACGACGGCCCGGGCTTCCTCGCGGTCATCATGGTGTCGCTGGCCGTGTACGTGATCTCGTTCTTCCTCATGCAGGCCCTCTCGCGCTACCGCGAGTTCGCGGCCGACCGCGGCGCCGCGGTGCTGACCGGCCGCCCGAGCGCGCTGGCGTCGGCGCTGATGAAGATCAGCGGCGGCATGGACCGGATCCCGCAGAAGGACCTGCGGGCGAGCAGCGAGATGGCCGCGTTCTACATCTTCCCTCCGGGGACGAAGTCGGCGATCGGCAGCCTGTTCTCCACGCACCCGCCGATGGACAAGCGGATCGACGCGCTGATGCGCCTCGAGGGGCAGCTCCAGGGCACCCGCTGA
- the pspAB gene encoding PspA-associated protein PspAB → MGFFDALLGKRKVAPPAAKDRLFAMSTAHIAMDVDGLRARGRAGIVFQSLGTADFSRVVQEMEEVLHGTGEETGTTVSSQDDSFGYRWMILEDPDVEDLVVGVHAVNDALAIAGYGDRTLAAVFAYEDGSQPLYWIYNIKRGSWYPFVPAGGEQARSNERELQLKARYGGDLPIEPELERWFPLWGVPL, encoded by the coding sequence ATGGGCTTCTTCGACGCCCTGCTCGGCAAGCGGAAGGTCGCGCCGCCGGCCGCCAAGGACCGGCTGTTCGCGATGTCCACCGCGCACATCGCGATGGACGTCGACGGCCTGCGGGCGCGCGGCCGGGCGGGAATCGTCTTCCAGTCCCTGGGAACCGCGGACTTCTCGCGGGTCGTCCAGGAGATGGAGGAGGTCCTGCACGGGACCGGCGAGGAGACCGGCACGACCGTCTCCTCGCAGGACGACTCGTTCGGCTACCGCTGGATGATCCTCGAGGACCCCGACGTCGAGGACCTCGTCGTCGGCGTGCACGCGGTCAACGATGCGCTGGCGATCGCCGGCTACGGCGACCGCACGCTGGCCGCGGTGTTCGCCTACGAGGACGGCAGCCAGCCCCTGTACTGGATCTACAACATCAAGCGGGGCTCCTGGTACCCGTTCGTGCCGGCGGGCGGCGAGCAGGCCCGGTCCAACGAGCGCGAGCTGCAGCTGAAGGCCCGCTACGGCGGCGACCTGCCGATCGAGCCGGAGCTCGAGCGCTGGTTCCCCCTGTGGGGCGTGCCGCTCTAG